One genomic region from Athalia rosae chromosome 3, iyAthRosa1.1, whole genome shotgun sequence encodes:
- the LOC105693187 gene encoding SOSS complex subunit B homolog: protein MEYVVIKDIRPGQKNINVVFIVLEVGHPTITKENREVRTFKVADSTACMNVSIWDEPGQLLAPGDIVKLTKGYASVWRQCLTLYSGKNGDIQKIGEFCMVINEQLNMSEPNPALVQQLINQGGSGPPASNVNNTVTNNGNANNVAGPPGRQTPTTQSNATTPATATTTGTGTGTPATSSAPGKGGNGGSAGLPGGSARFSGESGSKSSTTGKGGSRGRGGYRNGGRSDRR, encoded by the coding sequence ATGGAATATGTCGTGATAAAAGATATACGCCCTGGCCAGAAAAACATAAATGTGGTGTTCATAGTTCTCGAAGTTGGCCATCCTACAATTACCAAAGAAAACCGCGAAGTTCGAACGTTCAAAGTTGCCGACAGTACGGCGTGTATGAATGTATCAATTTGGGATGAACCTGGTCAACTATTGGCACCGGGTGATATTGTTAAATTAACTAAAGGTTACGCATCCGTATGGAGGCAATGCCTAACGCTTTATTCCGGTAAAAATGgtgatattcaaaaaatcggaGAGTTCTGTATGGTTATTAATGAACAATTGAACATGAGCGAACCAAACCCTGCCTTAGTTCAACAGCTTATTAATCAAGGAGGTTCCGGCCCACCTGCTAGCAACGTTAACAACACAGTAACAAATAATGGCAATGCAAATAACGTAGCTGGTCCTCCAGGGAGACAAACACCGACGACGCAAAGCAATGCCACAACTCCTGCAACTGCAACAACCACTGGAACGGGAACAGGAACACCTGCGACAAGTTCTGCTCCAGGGAAAGGCGGTAACGGTGGTTCCGCAGGTCTACCTGGGGGATCGGCAAGATTTTCTGGAGAATCGGGCTCGAAATCTTCAACTACAGGGAAGGGAGGATCTCGCGGACGCGGTGGATACCGAAATGGAGGAAGAAGCGATCGCAGATAA
- the LOC105693180 gene encoding solute carrier family 35 member C2, whose amino-acid sequence MPRSNVKYEIANQDADTPDFFLHHVPEFKNATKKHIPFWWNILLTLILILIYFVLSVGLSFYQQWLLRTRGFHYPLSVAICHLYVKFLLSWFVRTIIECRHGHKRVRLSWHNMVMSMGPPGIASGLDIGFSNWALELLTMSLYTMTKSTTVIFILGFALLFKLERKSCSLMSTVVMISGGLAMFTYKATEMNILGFFLALLASFSSGLRWTMAQLIIQKSKLGLGNPVDMMYHMQPWMLLSLVPMALWFEGSKVWNGLGGTDWTDTHAVWVIVIAILGGAVIAFCMELAEYMVVTRTSSLTLSISGIFKEICTLTLAFVWKGDKMSGLNFVGLLMCLGGIILHAIQKVLTTKKEANEDLELNSNSGLSNGTKSDDGFDTNLPLLTPQKSTSLTNLLNENFSSDDEEGKGEENSSQVLFNILQRREQ is encoded by the exons ATGCCGAGATCGAATGTCAAGTATGAGATCGCAAACCAGGATGCAGATACGCCTGATTTTTTCCTACACCATGTACCAGAATTCAAAAacgcaacaaaaaaacacatcCCTTTTTGGTGGAATATTTTGCTGACACTTATCTTAATTCTAATATATTTTGTACTATCTGTTGGGCTCAGTTTTTACCAGCAATGGTTACTTAGAACGCGG GGTTTTCATTATCCATTGAGTGTTGCGATTTGTCACCTGTATGTAAAGTTCCTATTATCGTGGTTTGTGCGAACTATAATAGAGTGTCGCCATGGGCATAAGAGAGTTAGATTATCATGGCACAATATGGTAATGTCCATGGGTCCACCAGGTATTGCAAGTGGACTTGATATAGGTTTTTCAAATTGGGCACTTGAGCTGCTCACTATGTCACT GTATACAATGACCAAGTCGACaactgtaatttttattcttggaTTTGCACTTTTATTCAAACTGGAAAGAAAG TCATGCTCTTTGATGAGTACAGTCGTTATGATATCTGGAGGACTAGCCATGTTCACTTACAAAGCAACAGAGATGAACATTCTTGGATTCTTTTTAGCTCTTTTGGCATCATTTTCAAGCGGTCTTCGTTGGACCATGGCACAACTTATTATACAGAAGTCCAAGCTTGGCCTTGGAAATCCTGTAGATATGATGTATCATATGCAGCCTTGGATGTTATTGTCTCTCGTTCCAATGGCCTTATGGTTTGAGG GTTCGAAAGTCTGGAATGGTTTGGGGGGTACAGATTGGACAGACACCCATGCAGTCTGGGTTATAGTCATTGCTATACTCGGAGGCGCGGTGATAGCATTCTGCATGGAGCTTGCTGAGTATATGGTTGTCACGCGTACGTCTAGTCTGACTTTATCAATATCTGGAATATTTAAG GAAATATGCACATTAACCCTAGCCTTTGTATGGAAGGGAGATAAAATGAGTGGCCTTAACTTTGTGGGTCTACTGATGTGCCTTGGCGGAATAATCCTGCATGCTATACAAAAAGTATTGACGAccaaaaaagaagcaaatgaAGATCTTGAGCTAAATTCTAACTCTGGACTCAGTAATGGCACCAAATCTGACGATGGATTTGATACGAATTTGCCACTTCTAACGCCTCAAAAATCTACATCACTTACTAATTTACTTAATGAAAACTTTAGCTCGGATGACGAGGAGGGCAAAGGCGAAGAGAACTCGTCACAAGTTCTCTTCAACATCCTACAACGCAGGGAACAGTAA